From a region of the Phaseolus vulgaris cultivar G19833 chromosome 6, P. vulgaris v2.0, whole genome shotgun sequence genome:
- the LOC137831894 gene encoding uncharacterized protein isoform X1, translated as MGEHEGWAQPPSGILPNGLMPNDAASVMRVLDMDRWLKAEERTAELIACIQPNPPSEERRHAVADYVQRLIMKCFPCQVFTFGSVPLKTYLPDGDIDLTAFSKNQNLKDAWAHQVHDMLQNEEKDENAEFHVKEVQYIQAEVKIIKCLVENIVVDISFNQLGGLCTLCFLEEVDNLINQNHLFKRSIILIKAWCYYESRILGAHHGLISTYALETLVLYIFHVFNNSFSGPLEVLYRFLEFFSKFDWDNFCVSLWGPVPISSLPDVTAEPPRKDGGDLLLSKLFLDACSSVYAVFPAGQENQGQPFTSKHFNVIDPLRVNNNLGRSVSKGNFFRIRSAFAFGAKRLARLLDCPKEDLFLEVNQFFMNTWVRHGTGQRPDAPSNDLWHLTISNHDQSHGSKNFQKNSNKTENTYNQEFQVKGVHASQSVLSQHSILSSKSLSKSSGDSTANQNNARDFDQVKREANCNQGIRVDKGQRNAKPNNPFNDVPGRLLFARTCSSPELTDSYGEIPRQGRHTKAPESGKGPTSSAKLENSHRKHLDSDIPASYAVRVDNSSGRQIISHQVHDSGADSNNGSNSYDNESGPGIVGEEFASVAGVGGTHMMHQEEQDLLNMMTSPTTEGFSGQNQIPVNLAPGHLPLPLSPSILASMGYAHRNMGNIPLIESFNWGTNVQFPQGLVPSPWTSYFPGIGLTSNPEDLIETGNENFNSVEMSPAEADKDFWHEQERAAARGIDVDNGNFEMLPDDKRQSTSGGYNFIPLSHVGSSSNSAILQPTFTKENRGSTREEQIDSPKYQGGRGNGAYFDDRTANPRLPSEPSSSSFRSKTSSESSLEGPSAKSSKSTREKRGKKSTSSVPSAAYGKGKNVSDISCNLVDDENRQWTTLSTTASDMSDKSTGPLAVAPMHVPKQPVSSSEVVRTSGSDSVLPMAPVLIGHGSRQRTGDNSGAVPFAFYPTGPPVPFVTMLPLYNFPTTQSSHTPASNFNVEDADKNDRCQNFDPSEVYDQPEVLSSSNSVRRAAIDTSEPKPDILNGDFVSHWQNLQYGRICQNSRHPDSVNYPSSVVVPPVYLQSHFPWDGPGRPQSANVNLFTQLTNYGPHLVPVAPLHSVSNRPVNIYPRFIDEIPRYRSGTGTYLPNPKVSSRDRHSTSTRRSNHNYDRNDQHGDREGNWNVNSKLRTSGRSHYRSQAERTSSRQEKLAMSESHSERPWGSHRPDSFLSHQNGPVRLNSSQNSSSNLAYGMCSLPGMRPSGISSNGPTIPPVVMWYSYDHNASYSTPAEQLEFGTMGPMGFPSVNEVSLLNEGSQTGGAFEEQSFNGGTAQQSSPDQPASPKFRRGL; from the exons ATGGGCGAGCATGAGGGTTGGGCACAGCCACCAAGTGGGATATTGCCTAATGGCTTGATGCCCAATGACGCCGCATCGGTGATGCGAGTGCTTGACATGGATCGGTGGTTGAAGGCTGAGGAAAGGACTGCTGAGCTAATTGCCTGCATTCAGCCCAATCCGCCCTCCGAGGAGCGCCGTCATGCTGTTGCGGACTATGTGCAGCGGTTGATCATGAAGTGCTTCCCTTGCCAG GTGTTCACCTTTGGGTCAGTACCCCTCAAAACCTATTTACCTGATGGAGATATTGACCTGACAGCATTCAGCAAGAACCAAAATCTGAAGGATGCGTGGGCACACCAGGTTCATGACATGCTCCAAAATGAGGAAAAGGATGAAAATGCAGAGTTTCATGTCAAAGAAGTTCAGTACATCCAGGCTGAA gtGAAGATTATAAAGTGTCTTGTTGAGAATATTGTGGTGGACATTTCATTTAACCAGCTTGGAGGATTGTGCACCCTTTGTTTTCTTGAGGAG GTTGATAATTTGATTAACCAAAACCATTTATTCAAGCGTAGCATTATACTTATAAAAGCCTGGTGTTACTATGAGAGTCGAATACTTGGTGCCCACCATGGACTTATCTCAACTTACGCATTAGAAACTTTGGTTCTTTACATATTTCATGTTTTCAACAACTCCTTTTCTGGACCTCTTGAG GTATTGTATAGGTTTTTGGAGTTTTTTAGTAAGTTTGATTGGGATAATTTCTGTGTAAGTCTATGGGGTCCTGTACCCATCAGTTCACTTCCAGATGTGACAG CTGAACCTCCTCGGAAAGATGGTGGAGATTTATTGCTCAGCAAGTTATTTCTTGATGCCTGCAGCTCAGTTTATGCTGTTTTCCCTGCTGGCCAAGAAAATCAGGGGCAACCATTTACTTCCAAGCATTTCAATGTTATTGATCCTTTGCGGGTCAACAATAACCTTGGGCGTAGTGTCAGCAAAG GAAATTTCTTTAGAATTCGCAGTGCTTTTGCATTTGGGGCCAAAAGGCTTGCTAGATTGCTTGACTGCCCAAAGGAGGATTTGTTTTTGGAAGTTAATCAATTCTTTATGAACACTTGGGTCAGACATGGAACTGGGCAGCGACCTGATGCTCCTAGTAATGACTTATGGCATTTGACGATATCTAATCATGACCAATCACACGGGTCCAAGAATTTCCAGAAAAATAGCAATAAAACTGAGAATACCTATAATCAAGAATTTCAAGTGAAAGGGGTGCATGCTTCACAGAGTGTGCTATCTCAACACAGTATATTGTCCTCTAAAAGTTTATCTAAGAGTAGTGGTGATTCTACAGCTAACCAAAATAATGCAAGGGATTTTGATCAGGTCAAAAGGGAAGCTAACTGTAATCAAGGTATTCGAGTTGATAAAGGACAGAGAAATGCTAAACCAAATAACCCATTCAATGATGTCCCAGGAAGGCTTTTGTTTGCAAGAACATGTTCTAGTCCTGAGTTGACAGACTCTTACGGTGAAATTCCTAGGCAAGGAAGACATACAAAAGCCCCAGAAAGTGGGAAAGGACCAACTTCCTCTGCAAAGTTGGAGAATAGTCACAGGAAGCATCTTGATTCTGACATCCCTGCTAGTTATGCGGTTAGAGTTGACAATTCATCTGGTAGGCAAATAATATCACATCAGGTTCATGATAGTGGTGCTGATTCAAACAATGGCTCAAATAGTTATGATAATGAATCTGGCCCTGGAATTGTGGGTGAAGAGTTTGCTTCTGTTGCTGGAGTAGGTGGAACACATATGATGCATCAGGAGGAGCAGGACCTTTTGAACATGATGACATCCCCCACAACTGAAGGTTTCAGTGGTCAGAATCAAATACCAGTGAATTTAGCTCCAGGTCACCTACCACTTCCACTTTCCCCTTCCATTCTTGCATCAATGGGATATGCTCATAGGAACATGGGTAACATTCCCTTAATTGAGTCCTTCAATTGGGGTACTAATGTGCAATTTCCCCAAGGTTTAGTCCCTTCCCCGTGGACTTCATATTTCCCTGGCATAGGATTGACCTCAAATCCGGAAGATTTAATTGAAACTGGCAATGAGAATTTCAATTCTGTTGAAATGAGTCCAGCAGAAGCTGATAAAGATTTCTGGCATGAGCAAGAAAGGGCTGCTGCTAGGGGGATTGATGTAGATAATGGAAATTTTGAAATGCTTCCAGATGATAAGCGACAGTCAACTTCTGGTGGTTATAACTTTATACCATTATCTCATGTTGGCAGCTCTAGTAATTCTGCTATACTTCAGCCAACATTTACTAAAGAAAATCGAGGTTCTACAAGAGAAGAGCAAATTGATAGTCCTAAATATCAAGGTGGCAGAGGAAATGGGGCATATTTTGATGATAGAACTGCAAATCCTAGGTTGCCCAGTGAACCGTCTTCAAGCTCATTTAGGAGTAAGACGTCTTCAGAAAGCTCTTTGGAGGGACCATCTGCAAAATCTTCAAAATCAACTAGGGAAAAAAGAGGGAAGAAAAGTACTTCCTCAGTGCCATCGGCTGCTTACGGTAAGGGCAAGAATGTCTCAGATATTTCATGTAATCTTGTGGATGATGAAAACAGACAATGGACAACTCTGTCAACTACAGCATCTGATATGTCAGATAAAAGCACTGGGCCACTGGCGGTTGCTCCTATGCATGTTCCTAAGCAGCCAGTGTCTAGTTCTGAAGTTGTTCGGACTAGTGGATCAGATTCTGTGTTACCCATGGCTCCAGTACTTATAGGTCATGGTTCTCGCCAAAGAACAGGGGATAATTCTGGGGCTGTTCCATTTGCGTTCTATCCCACAGGGCCACCAGTACCATTTGTTACCATGCTCCCCTTATATAATTTTCCCACTACTCAATCTTCTCACACACCAGCAAGCAATTTCAATGTGGAAGATGCAGATAAGAATGACCGCTGTCAGAATTTTGATCCATCTGAGGTGTATGATCAGCCTGAGGTGCTGAGCTCTTCCAATTCTGTGAGAAGAGCTGCTATTGACACATCAGAGCCCAAGCCTGACATTCTTAATGGTGACTTTGTTAGCCATTGGCAAAATTTGCAGTATGGGCGAATTTGTCAAAATTCACGCCATCCTGATTCAGTTAACTATCCTTCATCTGTTGTGGTACCTCCTGTTTATTTGCAGAGTCATTTTCCCTGGGATGGTCCTGGAAGACCACAGTCAGCTAATGTGAATCTTTTCACTCAGCTTACGAACTATGGGCCACACCTAGTGCCTGTTGCTCCTCTCCATTCAGTTTCCAACAGACCAGTCAATATTTACCCACGATTTATAGATGAGATACCACGGTATCGAAGTGGGACAGGAACCTACCTGCCAAATCCT AAGGTTTCTTCTCGGGATCGACATTCTACAAGCACTAGAAGGAGTAATCACAACTATGACAGAAATGATCAGCATGGTGACAGAGAAGGGAATTGGAATGTTAACTCAAAGTTGAGAACAAGTGGGCGTAGCCATTACCGCAGTCAAGCTGAGCGAACTAGCTCAAGGCAAGAAAAGTTGGCAATGAGTGAGAGCCATTCTGAAAGACCATGGGGTTCACATAGACCTgattcttttctttctcaccAGAATGGTCCTGTCCGGTTAAATTCCTCGCAAAACAGTTCATCAAATTTGGCTTATGGAATGTGCTCTCTACCAGGCATGCGCCCCAGTGGGATATCATCAAATGGACCAACAATTCCACCTGTTGTAATGTGGTATTCATATGATCATAATGCTAGCTACAGCACACCAGCAGAACAGCTCGAATTTGGAACTATGGGACCTATGGGTTTCCCCAGTGTCAATGAAGTATCACTGCTCAACGAGGGAAGCCAAACTGGTGGAGCATTTGAGGAGCAAAGCTTTAATGGTGGCACTGCTCAACAATCATCACCCGATCAACCTGCTTCACCCAAGTTCCGAAG GGGGCTTTGA
- the LOC137831894 gene encoding uncharacterized protein isoform X2, whose protein sequence is MGEHEGWAQPPSGILPNGLMPNDAASVMRVLDMDRWLKAEERTAELIACIQPNPPSEERRHAVADYVQRLIMKCFPCQVFTFGSVPLKTYLPDGDIDLTAFSKNQNLKDAWAHQVHDMLQNEEKDENAEFHVKEVQYIQAEVKIIKCLVENIVVDISFNQLGGLCTLCFLEEVDNLINQNHLFKRSIILIKAWCYYESRILGAHHGLISTYALETLVLYIFHVFNNSFSGPLEVLYRFLEFFSKFDWDNFCVSLWGPVPISSLPDVTAEPPRKDGGDLLLSKLFLDACSSVYAVFPAGQENQGQPFTSKHFNVIDPLRVNNNLGRSVSKGNFFRIRSAFAFGAKRLARLLDCPKEDLFLEVNQFFMNTWVRHGTGQRPDAPSNDLWHLTISNHDQSHGSKNFQKNSNKTENTYNQEFQVKGVHASQSVLSQHSILSSKSLSKSSGDSTANQNNARDFDQVKREANCNQGIRVDKGQRNAKPNNPFNDVPGRLLFARTCSSPELTDSYGEIPRQGRHTKAPESGKGPTSSAKLENSHRKHLDSDIPASYAVRVDNSSGRQIISHQVHDSGADSNNGSNSYDNESGPGIVGEEFASVAGVGGTHMMHQEEQDLLNMMTSPTTEGFSGQNQIPVNLAPGHLPLPLSPSILASMGYAHRNMGNIPLIESFNWGTNVQFPQGLVPSPWTSYFPGIGLTSNPEDLIETGNENFNSVEMSPAEADKDFWHEQERAAARGIDVDNGNFEMLPDDKRQSTSGGYNFIPLSHVGSSSNSAILQPTFTKENRGSTREEQIDSPKYQGGRGNGAYFDDRTANPRLPSEPSSSSFRSKTSSESSLEGPSAKSSKSTREKRGKKSTSSVPSAAYGKGKNVSDISCNLVDDENRQWTTLSTTASDMSDKSTGPLAVAPMHVPKQPVSSSEVVRTSGSDSVLPMAPVLIGHGSRQRTGDNSGAVPFAFYPTGPPVPFVTMLPLYNFPTTQSSHTPASNFNVEDADKNDRCQNFDPSEVYDQPEVLSSSNSVRRAAIDTSEPKPDILNGDFVSHWQNLQYGRICQNSRHPDSVNYPSSVVVPPVYLQSHFPWDGPGRPQSANVNLFTQLTNYGPHLVPVAPLHSVSNRPVNIYPRFIDEIPRYRSGTGTYLPNPVSSRDRHSTSTRRSNHNYDRNDQHGDREGNWNVNSKLRTSGRSHYRSQAERTSSRQEKLAMSESHSERPWGSHRPDSFLSHQNGPVRLNSSQNSSSNLAYGMCSLPGMRPSGISSNGPTIPPVVMWYSYDHNASYSTPAEQLEFGTMGPMGFPSVNEVSLLNEGSQTGGAFEEQSFNGGTAQQSSPDQPASPKFRRGL, encoded by the exons ATGGGCGAGCATGAGGGTTGGGCACAGCCACCAAGTGGGATATTGCCTAATGGCTTGATGCCCAATGACGCCGCATCGGTGATGCGAGTGCTTGACATGGATCGGTGGTTGAAGGCTGAGGAAAGGACTGCTGAGCTAATTGCCTGCATTCAGCCCAATCCGCCCTCCGAGGAGCGCCGTCATGCTGTTGCGGACTATGTGCAGCGGTTGATCATGAAGTGCTTCCCTTGCCAG GTGTTCACCTTTGGGTCAGTACCCCTCAAAACCTATTTACCTGATGGAGATATTGACCTGACAGCATTCAGCAAGAACCAAAATCTGAAGGATGCGTGGGCACACCAGGTTCATGACATGCTCCAAAATGAGGAAAAGGATGAAAATGCAGAGTTTCATGTCAAAGAAGTTCAGTACATCCAGGCTGAA gtGAAGATTATAAAGTGTCTTGTTGAGAATATTGTGGTGGACATTTCATTTAACCAGCTTGGAGGATTGTGCACCCTTTGTTTTCTTGAGGAG GTTGATAATTTGATTAACCAAAACCATTTATTCAAGCGTAGCATTATACTTATAAAAGCCTGGTGTTACTATGAGAGTCGAATACTTGGTGCCCACCATGGACTTATCTCAACTTACGCATTAGAAACTTTGGTTCTTTACATATTTCATGTTTTCAACAACTCCTTTTCTGGACCTCTTGAG GTATTGTATAGGTTTTTGGAGTTTTTTAGTAAGTTTGATTGGGATAATTTCTGTGTAAGTCTATGGGGTCCTGTACCCATCAGTTCACTTCCAGATGTGACAG CTGAACCTCCTCGGAAAGATGGTGGAGATTTATTGCTCAGCAAGTTATTTCTTGATGCCTGCAGCTCAGTTTATGCTGTTTTCCCTGCTGGCCAAGAAAATCAGGGGCAACCATTTACTTCCAAGCATTTCAATGTTATTGATCCTTTGCGGGTCAACAATAACCTTGGGCGTAGTGTCAGCAAAG GAAATTTCTTTAGAATTCGCAGTGCTTTTGCATTTGGGGCCAAAAGGCTTGCTAGATTGCTTGACTGCCCAAAGGAGGATTTGTTTTTGGAAGTTAATCAATTCTTTATGAACACTTGGGTCAGACATGGAACTGGGCAGCGACCTGATGCTCCTAGTAATGACTTATGGCATTTGACGATATCTAATCATGACCAATCACACGGGTCCAAGAATTTCCAGAAAAATAGCAATAAAACTGAGAATACCTATAATCAAGAATTTCAAGTGAAAGGGGTGCATGCTTCACAGAGTGTGCTATCTCAACACAGTATATTGTCCTCTAAAAGTTTATCTAAGAGTAGTGGTGATTCTACAGCTAACCAAAATAATGCAAGGGATTTTGATCAGGTCAAAAGGGAAGCTAACTGTAATCAAGGTATTCGAGTTGATAAAGGACAGAGAAATGCTAAACCAAATAACCCATTCAATGATGTCCCAGGAAGGCTTTTGTTTGCAAGAACATGTTCTAGTCCTGAGTTGACAGACTCTTACGGTGAAATTCCTAGGCAAGGAAGACATACAAAAGCCCCAGAAAGTGGGAAAGGACCAACTTCCTCTGCAAAGTTGGAGAATAGTCACAGGAAGCATCTTGATTCTGACATCCCTGCTAGTTATGCGGTTAGAGTTGACAATTCATCTGGTAGGCAAATAATATCACATCAGGTTCATGATAGTGGTGCTGATTCAAACAATGGCTCAAATAGTTATGATAATGAATCTGGCCCTGGAATTGTGGGTGAAGAGTTTGCTTCTGTTGCTGGAGTAGGTGGAACACATATGATGCATCAGGAGGAGCAGGACCTTTTGAACATGATGACATCCCCCACAACTGAAGGTTTCAGTGGTCAGAATCAAATACCAGTGAATTTAGCTCCAGGTCACCTACCACTTCCACTTTCCCCTTCCATTCTTGCATCAATGGGATATGCTCATAGGAACATGGGTAACATTCCCTTAATTGAGTCCTTCAATTGGGGTACTAATGTGCAATTTCCCCAAGGTTTAGTCCCTTCCCCGTGGACTTCATATTTCCCTGGCATAGGATTGACCTCAAATCCGGAAGATTTAATTGAAACTGGCAATGAGAATTTCAATTCTGTTGAAATGAGTCCAGCAGAAGCTGATAAAGATTTCTGGCATGAGCAAGAAAGGGCTGCTGCTAGGGGGATTGATGTAGATAATGGAAATTTTGAAATGCTTCCAGATGATAAGCGACAGTCAACTTCTGGTGGTTATAACTTTATACCATTATCTCATGTTGGCAGCTCTAGTAATTCTGCTATACTTCAGCCAACATTTACTAAAGAAAATCGAGGTTCTACAAGAGAAGAGCAAATTGATAGTCCTAAATATCAAGGTGGCAGAGGAAATGGGGCATATTTTGATGATAGAACTGCAAATCCTAGGTTGCCCAGTGAACCGTCTTCAAGCTCATTTAGGAGTAAGACGTCTTCAGAAAGCTCTTTGGAGGGACCATCTGCAAAATCTTCAAAATCAACTAGGGAAAAAAGAGGGAAGAAAAGTACTTCCTCAGTGCCATCGGCTGCTTACGGTAAGGGCAAGAATGTCTCAGATATTTCATGTAATCTTGTGGATGATGAAAACAGACAATGGACAACTCTGTCAACTACAGCATCTGATATGTCAGATAAAAGCACTGGGCCACTGGCGGTTGCTCCTATGCATGTTCCTAAGCAGCCAGTGTCTAGTTCTGAAGTTGTTCGGACTAGTGGATCAGATTCTGTGTTACCCATGGCTCCAGTACTTATAGGTCATGGTTCTCGCCAAAGAACAGGGGATAATTCTGGGGCTGTTCCATTTGCGTTCTATCCCACAGGGCCACCAGTACCATTTGTTACCATGCTCCCCTTATATAATTTTCCCACTACTCAATCTTCTCACACACCAGCAAGCAATTTCAATGTGGAAGATGCAGATAAGAATGACCGCTGTCAGAATTTTGATCCATCTGAGGTGTATGATCAGCCTGAGGTGCTGAGCTCTTCCAATTCTGTGAGAAGAGCTGCTATTGACACATCAGAGCCCAAGCCTGACATTCTTAATGGTGACTTTGTTAGCCATTGGCAAAATTTGCAGTATGGGCGAATTTGTCAAAATTCACGCCATCCTGATTCAGTTAACTATCCTTCATCTGTTGTGGTACCTCCTGTTTATTTGCAGAGTCATTTTCCCTGGGATGGTCCTGGAAGACCACAGTCAGCTAATGTGAATCTTTTCACTCAGCTTACGAACTATGGGCCACACCTAGTGCCTGTTGCTCCTCTCCATTCAGTTTCCAACAGACCAGTCAATATTTACCCACGATTTATAGATGAGATACCACGGTATCGAAGTGGGACAGGAACCTACCTGCCAAATCCT GTTTCTTCTCGGGATCGACATTCTACAAGCACTAGAAGGAGTAATCACAACTATGACAGAAATGATCAGCATGGTGACAGAGAAGGGAATTGGAATGTTAACTCAAAGTTGAGAACAAGTGGGCGTAGCCATTACCGCAGTCAAGCTGAGCGAACTAGCTCAAGGCAAGAAAAGTTGGCAATGAGTGAGAGCCATTCTGAAAGACCATGGGGTTCACATAGACCTgattcttttctttctcaccAGAATGGTCCTGTCCGGTTAAATTCCTCGCAAAACAGTTCATCAAATTTGGCTTATGGAATGTGCTCTCTACCAGGCATGCGCCCCAGTGGGATATCATCAAATGGACCAACAATTCCACCTGTTGTAATGTGGTATTCATATGATCATAATGCTAGCTACAGCACACCAGCAGAACAGCTCGAATTTGGAACTATGGGACCTATGGGTTTCCCCAGTGTCAATGAAGTATCACTGCTCAACGAGGGAAGCCAAACTGGTGGAGCATTTGAGGAGCAAAGCTTTAATGGTGGCACTGCTCAACAATCATCACCCGATCAACCTGCTTCACCCAAGTTCCGAAG GGGGCTTTGA
- the LOC137831895 gene encoding cyclic nucleotide-gated ion channel 1-like: protein MNSKGHKFVRFEEWQSESSFNVQKNDENHKRTPSVIAVLKSIGRRVESRSEKMKNFNRVSDVHPVSDGQKKSPPRKVILDPKDPMLQKWNKIFVISCVLAVSVDPFFFYIPVINDKKKCLDMSGSLQITASVFRTFFDLFYVLHIIFQFKTGFVSPSSRVFGSGDLNDDPVAITKRYLTSYFIIDVLSIIPLPQVIVLAIHPNMKMNPFVAKDLLKYSVLIQYVPRLLRIHPLFKEVTRTSGILTETAGAGAAYNLFLYMLASHLVGAFWYLLSVESEVRCWRTKVENGDLSCRNRIQETITLLNQTCSLVDPDDIKDGENYNFGIFFYALHSGVVKSTTEFPNKFFYCFWWGLRSLSSLGQDLKTSTYVPEIAFAIFISIFGLVLFSSLIGNMQEYLQSTTVRVEEMRVKRQDAEQWMSHRMLPENLKRRIRHYEQYQWQENRGVEEEALIRNLPKDLRRDIKRHLCLALVKKVPLFKEMDEQLLDAICTRLKPVLYTEKSHIFREGDPVDEMLFIMRGQVSTVTTNGGRTGFFNSSFLVAGQFCGEELLTWALDPNSSSNLPISTRTVETVSEVEAFALMADDFKIVASQFRRLSSKQLQHAFRFYSLQFRTWGACFIQAAWRRYWKRKIERSLHVKEDKLQDALTNDDGSTLSLGATIYASRFAANALRNLRENNRQNRTQQRLLPLLPPKPAEPDFTSLKH, encoded by the exons ATGAATTCAAAAGGACATAAATTTGTGAG GTTTGAAGAGTGGCAATCGGAGTCATCTTTTAACGTACAGAAAAACGATGAAAATCACAAAAGAACACCAAGTGTGATTGCAGTTTTGAAGAGTATAGGAAGAAGGGTTGAGAGTAGGTCTGAGAAGATGAAGAACTTTAACAGAGTTTCAGATGTTCATCCCGTAAGTGATGGACAGAAAAAGTCGCCACCTAGGAAGGTCATTCTTGATCCAAAGGATCCAATGCTTCAGAAATGGAACAAAATCTTTGTAATATCGTGTGTGTTGGCAGTCTCTGTGGACCCGTTCTTCTTTTACATTCCAGtgattaatgataaaaaaaaatgcctTGATATGAGTGGATCATTGCAGATCACTGCCAGTGTTTTTCGCACCTTCTTTGATCTATTCTACGTTCTTCACATAATCTTTCAGTTTAAGACAGGGTTCGTTTCCCCTTCTTCTCGTGTTTTTGGATCGGGTGACCTCAATGATGATCCTGTGGCTATAACTAAAAGATACTTAACTTCATACTTCATCATTGACGTTCTATCTATTATTCCACTTCCACAG GTGATTGTTTTAGCCATTCATCCAAACATGAAAATGAATCCATTTGTAGCAAAGGATTTGTTGAAGTATTCTGTATTAATCCAGTATGTGCCAAGGCTTTTGCGGATCCATCCACTGTTCAAAGAAGTAACTAGAACTTCTGGCATATTGACTGAGACAGCAGGGGCTGGAGCTGCTTATAATCTTTTTCTTTATATGCTAGCAAGTCAT TTAGTTGGAGCTTTCTGGTATTTGCTCTCGGTAGAGTCAGAGGTGCGTTGCTGGCGCACAAAGGTGGAGAATGGAGACTTGAGTTGTAGAAACCGCATCCAAGAGACCATTACACTTCTCAATCAAACATGTTCTTTGGTTGACCCTGATGATATCAAAGACGGAGAAAACTACAATTTTGGAATCTTTTTTTATGCTTTACATTCAGGTGTGGTAAAATCAACAACAGAATTTCCCAATAAGTTCTTCTATTGCTTTTGGTGGGGTTTGCGCAGTTTAAG TTCTCTTGGACAAGATCTCAAGACAAGTACTTATGTGCCAGAGATAGCCTTTGCAATCTTCATTTCCATCTTTGGATTGGTTTTATTCTCGTCACTTATTGGAAACATGCAG GAATATTTGCAATCTACAACTGTTAGAGTGGAGGAGATGAGAGTGAAGAGACAGGACGCAGAACAGTGGATGTCCCACCGTATGCTACCTGAGAACTTGAAGAGAAGAATTAGACATTACGAACAGTATCAATGGCAAGAAAATAGGGGTGTTGAGGAGGAGGCATTAATTCGTAACCTTCCTAAAGATCTCAGAAGGGACATAAAGCGTCACCTTTGCCTAGCTTTGGTTAAAAAG GTGCCATTGTTTAAGGAAATGGATGAGCAGTTGTTGGATGCAATATGCACTAGACTGAAGCCAGTCCTTTATACTGAGAAGAGCcacatttttcgtgaaggagATCCGGTTGATGAGATGCTTTTCATTATGCGTGGACAAGTCTCTACCGTGACCACAAATGGTGGAAGAACTGGTTTCTTCAATTCCTCTTTTCTCGTAGCTGGTCAATTCTGCGGAGAGGAGCTTCTGACATGGGCCTTGGATCCTAACTCCTCCTCGAATCTTCCCATTTCAACTAGGACAGTAGAAACCGTATCAGAAGTTGAAGCCTTTGCTCTCATGGCGGATGACTTCAAGATTGTTGCTTCCCAATTTCGCCGTCTTAGCAGCAAACAGCTCCAACACGCTTTCAG GTTCTATTCCTTACAGTTTCGGACATGGGGTGCCTGTTTCATTCAAGCAGCTTGGCGTCGATACTGGAAAAGGAAGATTGAGAGGTCTTTGCATGTAAAAGAAGACAAGCTACAAGATGCTTTGACAAATGATGATGGCTCTACTCTAAGCCTTGGTGCAACCATATATGCATCAAGGTTTGCTGCCAATGCACTGCGAAACTTGAGAGAAAATAACAGACAGAATAGAACGCAACAGAGACTACTGCCTTTGCTACCTCCAAAGCCAGCCGAGCCAGATTTCACTTCTCTGAAACACTAA
- the LOC137833520 gene encoding probable non-specific lipid-transfer protein 2, whose protein sequence is MAKAAMVVIAILLITGCEALAPIKCSTVIEDVAPCVSFLKSNTEHPSEKCCSGIKSLNDDAGSAENRKVICRCLKRGLAAIGDYDPKRIPLVPKECGLSITLPPIDKKTDCKKAM, encoded by the exons ATGGCAAAAGCAGCAATGGTAGTCATTGCCATTCTCCTAATTACTGGATGTGAAGCTCTGGCTCCTATAAAATGCAGCACAGTTATTGAGGATGTTGCACCTTGTGTTAGTTTTCTCAAATCAAACACAGAGCACCCCTCTGAGAAGTGTTGCAGTGGTATCAAGAGTCTAAATGACGATGCTGGAAGCGCAGAAAATAGAAAAGTCATATGTAGGTGCCTTAAGAGAGGATTGGCCGCAATAGGAGATTATGATCCCAAACGTATACCTTTAGTTCCCAAAGAGTGTGGACTCTCTATTACACTTCCTCCTATTGACAAGAAAACCGATTGCAAAAA AGCAATGTGA